From a single Lolium rigidum isolate FL_2022 chromosome 7, APGP_CSIRO_Lrig_0.1, whole genome shotgun sequence genomic region:
- the LOC124672602 gene encoding wall-associated receptor kinase 1-like, with amino-acid sequence MPTTVLLLIVLHSLVAVASAQSKLALAREGCRDSCGNITVPYPFGIGSGCYRVDGLGSRGFELVCNDTGPSAPRLTFFSYNYSLADFSLATSQVTVYVKATTACFDFTGGLIGGDAGAYTSVDTSVYRLSSEGDIDVPVVLDWAVRDVGDCSAARNARDFACRSAHSTCFDVANNGGYGCNCSTGYDGNPYLDDGCRDIDECQRKDLCYGICENTPGNYTCQCPRGTSGNPRVKDGCRPDSPQDKFTLALKIVTGVSVAVILLGSMCCCLCLARQKSKLVRTKQKFFEHNGGVILQQQMQSYGRTTGGFKIFSAEELKKATNNFAADQILGRGGHGIVYRGVLADNSVVAIKKSKLMEETETKEFTREMFILSQINHRNVVKLLGCCLEVEVPMLVYEYVSNGTLYQYIHGGKGLDANTPLDTRLRIAAESAEALAYMHSSASPPILHGDVKTANILLDSSLTAKVTDFGASKLAPNDEAEIATLVQGTCGYLDPEYLMTCRLTDKSDVYSFGVVLLELLTRKKVLCFDGPEENRSLVSRFVMAVKAGRHDELMDDSVRKEMGQEALQEVSHLLMRCVSMNGEERPGMKEIAERLEALRRYQRHPWGQAGGGDSEEEDRSLLGRNQHRDVDYKFRPHDVLDLEGSSTRYFSV; translated from the exons ATGCCGACCACCGTCCTGCTACTGATCGTGTTGCATTCCCTTGTGGCCGTGGCGTCGGCTCAGTCGAAGCTGGCATTGGCGCGAGAGGGGTGCCGCGACAGCTGCGGCAACATCACCGTCCCCTACCCCTTCGGCATCGGCAGCGGCTGCTACCGCGTCGACGGCCTCGGGAGCCGGGGTTTCGAGCTTGTGTGCAATGACACCGGCCCCTCCGCTCCCCGGCTCACCTTCTTCAGCTACAACTACAGCCTCGCCGACTTCTCCCTCGCCACCAGCCAGGTCACGGTCTACGTCAAGGCGACCACGGCGTGCTTCGACTTCACGGGCGGGCTCATCGGCGGGGACGCCGGTGCGTACACGTCCGTCGACACCAGCGTGTACCGCTTGTCCAGCGAAGGCGATATTGACGTGCCCGTCGTGCTCGACTGGGCCGTCCGGGATGTCGGCGACTGCAGCGCCGCCCGGAACGCGAGGGACTTCGCGTGCCGGAGCGCGCACAGCACCTGCTTCGACGTCGCCAACAACGGCGGGTACGGCTGTAACTGCTCTACGGGCTACGACGGCAACCCCTACCTCGACGATGGATGCAGAG ACATCGACGAGTGCCAACGTAAAGACTTGTGCTACGGAATCTGCGAAAACACGCCGGGAAACTACACTTGCCAATGCCCTCGGGGGACAAGTGGAAATCCCAGAGTGAAGGATGGTTGCCGACCAGATTCACCACAAGACAAGTTCACCTTAGCTCTCAAAATTGTTACAG GAGTCAGCGTGGCAGTGATCTTGTTAGGGTCCATGTGCTGCTGCCTCTGCCTGGCGAGGCAGAAGAGCAAGCTCGTCAGAACAAAGCAGAAATTCTTCGAGCACAACGGAGGCGTCATTCTGCAGCAACAAATGCAGTCATACGGTAGAACCACCGGCGGGTTCAAGATTTTCTCCGCTGAAGAGCTCAAGAAGGCGACCAACAATTTCGCCGCCGATCAGATCCTCGGCCGTGGCGGCCACGGCATCGTCTATAGAGGTGTCCTCGCAGACAATTCGGTGGTGGCCATCAAGAAGTCCAAGTTGATGGAGGAGACCGAGACCAAGGAGTTCACGAGGGAGATGTTCATTCTCTCCCAAATTAACCACCGGAACGTCGTCAAGCTGCTCGGCTgctgtcttgaggtggaggtgccgATGCTGGTGTATGAGTATGTCTCAAATGGCACCCTATACCAGTACATCCATGGGGGAAAGGGCCTTGATGCCAACACACCCTTGGATACCCGTCTTCGGATAGCGGCGGAGTCGGCGGAGGCGCTGGCCTACATGCACTCATCGGCCTCGCCACCGATCCTCCACGGTGACGTCAAGACGGCCAACATCCTGCTCGACAGCAGCCTCACCGCAAAAGTAACGGACTTTGGGGCGTCAAAGCTGGCTCcaaatgatgaggccgagatcgccacgCTAGTGCAAGGAACCTGCGGGTACCTGGACCCCGAGTACCTTATGACATGCAGGTTGACTGACAAGAGCGATGTGTATAGCTTTGGTGTCGTTCTACTGGAGCTGCTGACCAGGAAGAAGGTTCTCTGTTTTGACGGCCCGGAAGAAAATAGGAGCCTTGTGTCACGTTTCGTAATGGCCGTGAAAGCTGGGCGGCATGACGAGCTCATGGATGACAGTGTGAGGAAGGAGATGGGGCAGGAGGCTCTCCAAGAGGTATCACACCTCCTCATGCGATGCGTGAGCATGAACGGCGAGGAACGTCCGGGGATGAAGGAGATCGCGGAGAGGCTGGAGGCACTGAGAAGATACCAGCGGCATCCTTGGGGCCAGGCTGGTGGAGGtgattcggaggaggaggacagGAGCTTGCTTGGGAGGAACCAACACCGTGATGTGGACTACAAATTCAGACCTCATGACGTGCTTGATCTTGAGGGGAGCAGTACACGCTATTTCAGCGTGTAG